The stretch of DNA CTAAATAGCGGAGGTATTTGTGTATATCGGTAAAAAAGAAGTCTAAATCTAAAATAGGATAGCCTACTAGTTGTCCTGGACCATGGTATGTAATATCGCCACCACGATTTATTTTGTAATAGGTAGCACCTTTTTGTTTGAGCATGGTTTCAGAAAGTAGTAAATGGGTTTCATCACCACTTTTACCAAGCGTATAAACGTGCGGGTGTTCGCAAAAAATTAAATGACTTTTGGTTGGGGTTACCGTTTTATCTGCTCTTCTGTTTTCAATTTTAGCATCAACATTGGCTTTAAAAAGTGTTTCTTGAAAATCCCAAGCTTCTTTATAGTCAATTAATCCTAAATCTTTAAAAAATACTTCTTGCATTTTGTATACTTAGAGTTTGTCACACTGAGCTAGTCGAAGTGTATTAGATTA from Flavobacteriales bacterium encodes:
- the lipB gene encoding lipoyl(octanoyl) transferase LipB codes for the protein MQEVFFKDLGLIDYKEAWDFQETLFKANVDAKIENRRADKTVTPTKSHLIFCEHPHVYTLGKSGDETHLLLSETMLKQKGATYYKINRGGDITYHGPGQLVGYPILDLDFFFTDIHKYLRYLEEMIILTLAEYGIEAGRYEGYTGVWLDADNPLKARKICAMGVRCSRWVTMHGFAFNINANLDYFNNIVPCGITDKQVTSLQKELNREIDVNEVKEKLKKHFCNLFEAKLLTNNQQTQSYENS